Proteins encoded in a region of the Leifsonia sp. PS1209 genome:
- a CDS encoding MarR family transcriptional regulator, which produces MPEHPWFETAPASTVRVLRSLRTYRAVEQAMRRRTRESMKMGEADLRALRFLLRAEEEGRLATPADLAALLGMKSSSITIMLDRLSASGHIQRAPHPNDRRSIVITATPGADVEVRETLGQMHDRLLAVAASLDEDQARVVSAFLGRLTETLDHLNEDAEPARKRT; this is translated from the coding sequence ATGCCCGAACACCCTTGGTTTGAAACGGCGCCTGCCAGCACGGTGCGCGTCCTCCGCTCGCTGCGCACCTACCGCGCGGTCGAACAGGCGATGCGCAGACGCACCCGCGAGTCCATGAAGATGGGCGAGGCCGATCTGCGCGCACTGCGCTTCCTGCTCCGCGCCGAAGAAGAGGGCCGGCTGGCCACGCCCGCCGATCTCGCTGCCCTGCTCGGCATGAAGTCGTCGTCGATCACGATCATGCTCGACCGGCTCAGCGCATCCGGGCACATCCAGCGGGCGCCGCACCCGAACGACCGGCGAAGCATCGTCATCACCGCCACCCCCGGCGCCGACGTAGAGGTCAGAGAGACCCTCGGGCAGATGCACGACAGACTGTTGGCCGTCGCCGCGTCGCTCGACGAGGATCAGGCGCGCGTCGTCAGCGCGTTCCTCGGGCGCCTCACCGAGACCCTCGACCACCTGAACGAGGACGCTGAGCCGGCTCGAAAGCGCACATAG
- a CDS encoding MarR family transcriptional regulator, whose product MRTLAAEFPTRDISFNEYDVLFNLSRQPDRSLRLRDLNKHVLLTQPSVSRLVDRLVARGLVAKCPEPSDARGTVIRMTDSGFEMFRRVAVEHMRTITERVGGRLDPAELDRLAELCDKLRAE is encoded by the coding sequence ATGCGCACCCTCGCCGCCGAGTTCCCGACCAGGGACATCTCGTTCAACGAGTACGACGTGCTGTTCAACCTCTCCAGGCAGCCCGACCGCTCGCTCCGCCTGCGCGATCTCAACAAGCACGTGCTGCTCACGCAGCCCAGCGTGAGCAGGCTGGTCGACAGGCTGGTCGCCCGCGGACTCGTCGCGAAATGCCCGGAGCCGTCGGATGCGCGCGGCACGGTGATCCGGATGACGGACTCCGGCTTCGAGATGTTCCGGCGGGTCGCCGTCGAGCACATGCGGACGATCACCGAACGCGTCGGCGGACGGCTCGACCCCGCTGAGCTCGACCGCCTGGCCGAGCTCTGCGACAAGCTCCGGGCCGAGTGA
- a CDS encoding transglycosylase domain-containing protein: MKSSGRSKWGWAPALLGFVALSAVAGVLGAAAVTPAVALTGSAADSTIGVFDGLPEYIKVEPLAQASTMYAKSGGKDVPIATFYSQNRVEVGWDDISQNLKDAAIATEDPRFYEHGGVDVTGTIRGAMLTALHKDVQGGSSITQQYVKNILVQRCENKQPDVTATAAVQKKQLTAYESCYNDATEVDPVRKLKEMRYAIGLEKEYTKNQILQSYLNIALFGGRTYGVQQAAEYYFGVSAKALNLQQAATLIAILNNPDNLRIDKPTSKENGAADGYKETLDRRNYVLDRMLANGKITTAEHDAAKATKVEPKITPVQNGCMTAQQFNAAFFCDYVERQIENNAIFGKTSDDRSGFLNRGGLKIYTTLNLDLQGAAQASIAAYIPPASPYLDLGSSNVSVEVGTGRVVTMVQNRPYDNTAAPAPATTAVNYNTDYVDGGSEGFQTGSAYKAFDLLEWLQEGHSLYESVNGTQHLFPQSSFHSSDPCQDIGGAPWPVSNDEGESVSSTTVMNATAQSINTIFAQMATKLDLCGIKQRAQDLLVHGADEEANRFMANPSSVLGTNYIAPITMATAYAGIANNGVACSPIAIDKILNADGTEHAVPKTQCSTTPIDPGVAAAAIFALQGVLRGGTATSANPNDGIPIFGKTGTTDDSLENWLVTSTTKVAQATWVGNVEGAVALRSQSFNGIGGGNVKFAIAKPILAALNAVYGGTAFPGPDAKFTKAPPAPKPPTPTAPTAPAPPAGGGNGGQGNGGGPGNGGPGNGGGNPPGRG; encoded by the coding sequence ATGAAATCTTCGGGTCGCAGCAAATGGGGATGGGCGCCCGCGCTCCTGGGGTTCGTGGCGCTCAGCGCCGTCGCGGGGGTGCTCGGCGCCGCCGCCGTCACGCCGGCCGTCGCGCTGACCGGGTCGGCAGCCGACTCGACAATCGGCGTCTTCGACGGCCTCCCCGAGTACATCAAAGTCGAGCCGCTCGCGCAGGCATCGACGATGTACGCGAAGTCCGGGGGCAAAGACGTGCCCATCGCGACCTTCTATTCGCAGAACCGCGTGGAGGTCGGCTGGGACGACATCTCGCAGAACCTCAAAGACGCCGCCATCGCCACGGAGGACCCGCGGTTCTACGAGCACGGCGGCGTCGACGTCACGGGCACGATCCGCGGCGCGATGCTCACGGCCCTCCACAAAGACGTGCAGGGCGGTTCGTCGATCACGCAGCAGTACGTCAAGAACATCCTGGTGCAGCGCTGCGAGAACAAGCAGCCGGATGTGACGGCCACGGCCGCCGTGCAGAAGAAGCAGCTCACGGCATACGAGTCCTGCTACAACGACGCCACAGAGGTCGACCCGGTGCGCAAGCTCAAGGAGATGCGCTACGCAATCGGTCTCGAGAAGGAATACACCAAGAACCAGATCCTGCAGAGCTACCTCAACATCGCTCTGTTCGGCGGCCGCACCTACGGCGTTCAGCAGGCGGCCGAATACTACTTCGGCGTCTCTGCGAAAGCTCTCAACCTGCAGCAGGCCGCCACGCTCATCGCCATCCTGAACAACCCGGACAACCTGCGCATCGACAAGCCCACCAGCAAGGAGAACGGCGCGGCCGACGGATACAAGGAGACGCTCGACCGCCGCAACTACGTGCTCGACCGGATGCTCGCCAACGGCAAGATCACCACGGCGGAGCACGACGCGGCGAAGGCGACCAAGGTCGAGCCCAAGATCACTCCGGTGCAGAACGGCTGCATGACGGCCCAGCAGTTCAACGCGGCATTCTTCTGCGACTACGTCGAGCGCCAGATCGAGAACAACGCGATCTTCGGCAAGACGAGCGACGACCGCTCCGGCTTCCTCAACCGCGGCGGCCTGAAGATCTACACCACCCTCAACCTCGACCTGCAGGGGGCGGCCCAGGCATCCATCGCCGCGTACATCCCGCCCGCGAGCCCGTACCTCGACCTCGGCTCCTCCAACGTGTCGGTGGAAGTGGGAACGGGACGCGTCGTGACGATGGTGCAGAACCGGCCGTACGACAACACCGCGGCCCCTGCTCCGGCGACCACGGCCGTCAACTACAACACCGACTACGTGGATGGCGGGTCGGAAGGCTTCCAGACCGGTTCGGCGTACAAGGCGTTCGACCTCCTCGAATGGCTGCAGGAGGGTCATTCGCTGTACGAGTCCGTCAACGGCACGCAACACCTGTTCCCGCAGTCGTCGTTCCACTCCAGCGATCCGTGCCAGGACATCGGCGGAGCGCCGTGGCCGGTCTCGAACGACGAGGGCGAATCGGTCAGCAGCACCACCGTGATGAACGCCACGGCGCAGTCGATCAACACGATCTTCGCCCAGATGGCCACCAAGCTCGACCTGTGCGGCATCAAGCAGCGCGCGCAGGATCTGCTCGTCCACGGCGCGGACGAAGAGGCCAACCGTTTCATGGCCAACCCCTCCTCCGTGCTCGGCACCAACTACATCGCCCCGATCACGATGGCCACCGCGTACGCGGGCATCGCCAACAATGGCGTCGCCTGCAGCCCGATCGCCATCGACAAGATCCTGAACGCTGACGGCACGGAGCACGCCGTTCCGAAGACGCAGTGCTCGACCACACCGATCGATCCCGGTGTCGCGGCGGCCGCGATCTTCGCACTGCAGGGCGTGCTCCGCGGAGGAACGGCCACCTCGGCCAACCCGAACGACGGCATCCCGATCTTCGGCAAGACCGGCACGACGGACGACTCGCTGGAGAACTGGCTCGTCACCTCCACCACCAAGGTCGCCCAGGCCACCTGGGTCGGCAACGTGGAAGGCGCGGTCGCGCTGCGCAGCCAGTCGTTCAACGGCATCGGAGGCGGCAATGTGAAGTTCGCCATCGCCAAGCCGATCCTGGCCGCGCTCAACGCCGTCTACGGCGGGACGGCGTTCCCCGGGCCGGATGCGAAGTTCACGAAGGCTCCGCCTGCGCCGAAGCCGCCGACGCCGACCGCACCCACCGCTCCCGCTCCCCCCGCGGGCGGCGGCAACGGCGGCCAGGGCAACGGCGGCGGTCCGGGCAACGGCGGTCCGGGCAACGGCGGCGGCAACCCTCCAGGACGCGGCTGA
- a CDS encoding MarR family transcriptional regulator: MTTNKQGSTPHYWYGPEAERERAVAVLEAMRAYGAADAAMQRRSEQAMRMSENDISALRYLLRANERGVNVGPKELADYLGVQSSSITILLDRLEKAGHVRREPSPFDRRALIIVPTVPTDELHKAILGDIREELVEVAASLSDEDADTIVDFIDRLRDAVDHIDSARPATDRAGDRTADRAKH; the protein is encoded by the coding sequence ATGACGACGAACAAACAGGGTTCGACGCCTCATTACTGGTACGGACCGGAGGCGGAACGGGAGAGAGCCGTGGCCGTCCTCGAAGCCATGCGAGCGTACGGAGCCGCTGACGCGGCCATGCAGCGACGCTCGGAGCAGGCGATGCGGATGAGCGAGAACGACATCTCGGCGCTCCGCTACCTCCTCCGGGCGAACGAGCGCGGCGTCAACGTCGGGCCGAAGGAGCTCGCCGACTACCTCGGCGTGCAGAGCTCCTCCATCACGATCCTCCTGGACAGGCTCGAGAAGGCCGGGCACGTCCGGCGCGAGCCGAGCCCGTTCGACAGGCGCGCGCTCATCATCGTGCCCACCGTTCCGACGGACGAGCTGCACAAGGCCATTCTCGGCGACATCCGCGAAGAGCTGGTCGAGGTCGCAGCCTCCCTCTCCGACGAGGACGCGGACACGATCGTGGACTTCATCGACCGCCTGCGCGACGCCGTCGACCACATCGACAGCGCGCGCCCGGCCACGGACCGAGCGGGCGACAGGACCGCCGACAGGGCGAAGCACTGA